A segment of the Candidatus Pelagisphaera phototrophica genome:
GAGGTTTCCTCTCGATTCAAAAGCTATTGCATTCAGTTGCTGACCTATCGCGAGCTCTTGAATCGGATCGAGGCGCAGCCGACCGGTAGCGTTGACCTCGACCTCTTCTTGATCGAACTCGGTTCCGGCATCACCCAAAGCCTCTTGCTGGACGAGCGCTTTGACACCCTAGTCGTCGATCAACTGGACGTCTTGGCCGACTATCTCGACCGAAAGCTCGAACGCTTGTCTAGGCTCCGGGCACTCCGATTTAAACCCGCCTACGAAACACCCCGACCGGGACAGGAAACCATCCAAGAGGATCTCAATCAGGCGTTTGAACGTTCACCCATCGGTTGCCTTGAAGCTCCAACTGGCTATGGGAAAACGGGAGTCGCCTGGGAATTCGCGTTGAATCGTCTCGCCACCGGACAGGTTGAGCGAATCGTATATCTGACGAGCAAATCGACCGGGCAAATCGAAGCCGCAGAAAGGCTCGACGCCCTTCTGACCGATCAGTCAGCCGCTTCATATTGGCAAATCCGAAACAAGGCAGAACACTGTGTGAACGTGGAATTTCGATGCTCCACCAAAACCTGTTCCTACCTATCGGACCTTGAAGAGAAATGGGGGCGGTCTGCGTTAGAGCCTATGTTCCTCTCTACCGCCAAACCGATTTCAATCGATGTGCTCAAAGAAACAAGTGCTGCTGCCGGAATCTGCCCCTACGAAACCATGCGTACCGCCTTGGGCTACCGAGATATCTGGATAGGCGACTACAACTATCTCTTTTCAGCTAACAGCAGCCGACTTCTCGCCGATCAGCCCGACTTCGATCCAGCCCGCACTTTCCTGATTATCGACGAGGCCCACAACCTTCCCTCCCGGATTGAATCCAATTTAAGCAAAGAGCTTAGCGCACTATCCTTGAACGGACTTATCGAAGAGCTCTCCGAAATCGGAGCGGGCCACAAGATCCACAAATCCCTCACCAATCTCGTTAACGAGTGCTTGGCCTATCGGAAGGGAGATGTTCTCACACTGAGGCAACTCGACGACTTGACGGATCTATTGCTCGAACTGATCAACATGCTCTCCACGGACCCCCTGCCCTACGAGTCGATCACTCCCGAAGCTCTCGATACGCTTTGGTCGCTGTCTTCTGGATCTACCGCGCTCAAAGAAAGTGCGAGTCGGTACATCGCCTGGATCCCGCAGAACGGACTGATAAGGATCACCTGCATTGATCCATCACAGGAAATCCGTGAAACGCTGACCCAGTTTAAAGAATGTCTCATGCTTTCAGCCACTTTCCAGCCGATCGACGGATTTTTAGAGCAATGCGGACTCGCCGATCAACTCACTCCTCCTCAACAAGTCGCTCCACCCGCGCAATGGCTCGAGGGTGCCTACAACATAGCGATCGACACACGCATAGATACCCGATTCAAGAGTCGAAAAAATGGGGAGGCTCTAACGGCGGCGACCATTGCTAAATTAGCTGAGAGGCATTCCCCCATCGTCGTCTTTTTCCCTTCCTATGCGTATGCGCAATCTCTCTATGAGGCGATCGCGATTGACTATCCGTTTTACCGGATCGCTATGCAAAGCAGAGGAAAGGGGGAAAGCCTTTCAAGCCGTGCTGAGTTCATCGACGAAGCCATGCGCTTCCATGATATTATCTTTCTAACACTAGGCTCTAGCTTCGCAGAAGGGATAGACATGATTGGCGGAAAAATCGACGCTGCCATCGTAGTCAGCCCAGCCCTTCCGGAAGTGAATGCCATTCAGCAGGCTAAGCGCGACTACTATCAAAGCAAAAAGCTTGACGGATTTGAGCGAGCCTATTTACAACCTGGTATCCAAAAAGTGAATCAAGCTCTTGGCCGTCTCGTCAGAGCTCCTGGACAAAAGGTAAAGGTTCTTCTGCATTGCCAGCGCTATGCGGAACGGAGAACAAAATCACTACTGGCTGATCAATATCAAAACTGTCAATACATCTTCAAAGATGAAGACCTGGAGAGATGGATCGAGGAAGAGCCCATTTTGAAAACCTAGCATTCGCTACCCATTCAAGCAGAAATCGCGTAACATCATCAACTGCCAGTTGCGCATTCCATATCAGTCCCAAGAGGAAAATCTTGGGACACGCGTGAACCAATGCCTTGCCAAAGAAGAAAAATGGCTGCTGCAATGCCTATTCTAATTTTTTGGACACTCTCTAAGCAAAGAATCCGACATCTTTCATTTCATTTTCATTCGCCAAATTTCATTAGTTCACACATCGCCGACCCCCTTTGCAGTCACTTTCAGAAATGCGAATTATCTCAAAAGTCACCCTCACTTCCCTCGTTTTTACCGGCAGCCTCTTCGGTGCCCTGAATTATCAGGAATCGAATGATCTGGCTTCCGTGGAAGCAGAGGACTGCGCTTCTCAAGCGCTCGACTCGGTTAGGCACTGGTAAGTCATCCACGAAGGCTATGCGGGCCCCAGCGCTCAGGTCCGCGACCGAAATCATGCCAGCTCCGCAAACAGCAAAGCCTACTTGGAGATTTTGCCTTACACACGGACAACTCATTCGGACCAGTTGATTTCCGGATTCAATTTTTCAAATACTCCCGGCAAAATGGGTATTTCGTCGTACAACGTCTTTTTCCATTCTCCCGGCAAATATACAGTCTGGGTTCGGGTGTTTAGCACCAGAGCCGAGGAAAATGGCCTCCACATGGGGATTGATGGCACCTGGCCCAGAAGCGGGCAACGCATTCAGCTTTGACCGAGCAAGTACCAGTGGACCTGGTCCTCAGCCCAGAGAGTTCCTGAAAATCACTGCAGCACAAATGGCACTGGATAAATCATCAATCCGGAGGCCGGAATGCACACGATACATTGCTCGATGCGGGAAGATGGATTCGAACTCGACAAGTTCATCTTGGCCTTAGATGAAAACTACCAACCGCATGGGGAAGAGCTGTTGGCTACTTTTACGGAACCCGAGTCATATGCTTAACCCAATGAACATTCAGAGGGAACCTTCCACCCAATGTTCCTGAAGGCTAAAGTCGTATTCAAAATAACCGCCGTCGACGGATTCGTCCCCTACTACGTCGACAAGGTTTGAGGAGCATTGGCAATCAATGCAGCGAACGAGGCCTACCGAGCGAAGTTCGCCGCCACTCAGCATAAATTTTCAGGCGAGAAAAGGACCTACATTCTAACCTTATACACGATGCAAGATACTGATGGGAAAACTGAATACATTGTAACGATCAATGGCGAAAAAGTTCCTAAGACAACGAATATCCCCAGCAAAATCGACTACTCCATACATGAACGGCACGCCGCAAAGGACGTAGAGCTAAGACACGACGACATCATCCAAGTAGCCTTCCATGCCCCACCAACGGATTGATTTCAGAAGGCGACCCTACCGCCTACGCTCGCGGGCGCTGGAGGCGAAATCATGCTGATCAAGGCAAAGCCGCACTGAGAATCTCACGGTCAATCGCATTAGATTTACCGAAGAGCAGATTGGCCGAGATCGTCTCTTTTCACTTTTTCCAATCCTTTTGCTTTACCTGCGACCGTCCTAGCTCCTATCAAGAAGGCCGTGACGGTACGTAAAACCATCTCTTTCCAGGAAGTAGACGCGGCAATCGCCAAGATTGCTTCAGAAATCGCGGCGACTCACAAGCGGACGGACAACCTCGTTCTCGCGGCAATCGCCAATGGCGGCATCGAATTGACCGAGATCCTCCATGATCGCCTCTCTGCCGATCACAATATCCAAACCTTCAAAGCCGTAGTCGATATTTCGTTCTATCGCGACGACATCGGGGCCAATCCAATCGCAAAAGAGGTCGAAGCGACTGAGCTCGCCCAAAACCCAGAGGATGCGACCATCATTCTGGTCGACGATGTCCTCTTCACCGGTAGAAGTGTTCGGGCCGCCCTTTCTGAGATTCATGCTCTCGGACGGCCCAAAAAAATCGAGCTGACTACCTTGGTGGATCGAGGCAATCGAATTCTTCCCATACAGTCAGACTACATCGGTCTCATGGAGCCGACCACGCTCGATGAGAAGGTGGTGGTTCAACTAACACCCAACAATCTTGCGAAGTCGCATATTGACATTCTCAATTCATAGCGCTGGATGGCCACTTCAGGTATGCCTTGGTTTCGCAAAGACCTGATCTCAACCGAAGAACTCTCCCCAGAAGAGATCCAAACGGTATTTAAAACCACCGCGGCGTTTAAGAAAATTCTCGGCAGAAAGACGGCTAAAACGCCGCCGCTCCGAGGAAAAACCGTCGTCAACCTCTTCTTCGAGAACAGCACTCGCACCCGAGTCGCGTTCGAAATGGCCGCCACTAAACTCAGCGCGGACGTCATGTCGCTAGACATGAAGACCAGCAGCACCTCCAAAGGGGAAACACTGCGGGACACGGTGGAGAACATTCATGCGCTCGCCGCAGACATGATAGTGATCCGCCATTCCGCCCCCGGATCCGCTGCCTACATTTCTAAAGTGCTCGACATTCCGGTGCTCAACGCCGGCGACGGCGCCCATGAGCATCCGACTCAAGCCCTGCTCGACTGTTTTACGCTACACGAGAAGTTTGGATCACTGAAAGGACTGAAAATCGCCATTCTGGGTGACATTCTCTACAGTCGCGTCGCTCGATCCAACCTATGGGCCATGACTAAACTGGGAGCAGAAGTCACCCTCGTCGGGCCCGCTACTCTTGTGCCACGGGAGTTTGAGCAGTTTGGCGTCACGGTTTCGCACGACTTGAAGTCAGCGCTGGCTGACAAAGATGCCGTCATGCTCCTTCGTATACAGCATGAACGACAAAATGCATCCGCATTTCCCTCTATAAACGAGTACACTCGAATGTTTGGCCTCAACAAAACCCGTCTTTCCTGGCTCAAGGAAAACGCTGTCATCATGCATCCGGGTCCTATCAACCGCGGGGTCGAAATCGATTCTGAGCTAGCCGACTCGCCCCAATCAGTAATCCTCGGACAGGTCACCAATGGGCTCGCTACCCGCATGGCATGCCTCTATCTCTGTTCGGGAGGCAAGGCGGAGACCTTGACGGGATAGTAATGAAATATCCGCTTCCTAAAGTTAAACAATGAGCCAGGTCACATGGATAAAAGGGGGCCGTGTCATCGACCCGAAAATCGAACGCGATGAAATTTCCGACATTTTCATATCGAATGGCAAAATCATCGACCGGCCTTCCCGTGAGACCCTAGCCAAGGCGGACACGATTGACGCGACTGGATTGGTGGCTTCTCCTGGACTGGTCGATCTTCATGTTCATTTTCGCGTCCCTGGCGAAACTCACAAGGAAACCATTTTCTCGGGTACTAGCTCTGCCGCAACTGGCGGTTTTACAAGCGTCGTGTGCATGCCTAACACCAGTCCGCCGGCTGATACGGCAGGTACTATCCAATACATAAAGGACGCCGTTGGCCGCGAGTCGATCGTCCACGTCTTCCCTACAGCCTGTATCACGGTCGGATCAGAGGGCGAACGCCTCGCTCCCACCGGATCGCTCCGCGATGCGGGAGCCGTCGCCATTTCTGACGGCGGAAAATGCCTGCAAAATAGTGGACTCATGCGCCGTGCCGTTGAATACGCCAATATGTTCAACATGCCAGTCATCGACCATTGCGAAGACTATTCTCTTTCGGCCAATGGGGTCATGAACGAAGGCCTTGTATCCACGAAGTTGGGACTTAGAGGGAACCCAGCTGAAGCCGAGGACATCATGGTTTCCAGAGATGTCATATTGTCGGCCAAGACGGGAGCCCACATTCACATTCAACACGTGAGTTCAAGAAATGCGATAGACATCATTCGGAGGGCCAAATCGCGTGGAGTAAACATTTCCGCAGAGGCCACGCCTCACCATATGTGTTTTTCCGAACTCGAAGTTAGCGACTTCAACACGAACTTCAAAATGAACCCTCCTCTGCGCTCAGAGGAGGATCGGCTTGCGATTCTCGAAGGTCTCGAAGACGGAACCATTGACTGCATCGCCAGTGGCCACGCCCCTCACACCGATTACGAAAAGGACGTCGAATTTGACTATGCTCCTAATGGCGTGATTGGCCTCGAGACGGCATTGGGTGCGACTTTGAACCAACTTTATCATAGCAAACGCCTGGACCTACCGAGAACCCTTTCCCTTCTTACTTATCAACCTGCTCAAATATTAAATTTGAATAAGGGGACTTTGGAAATCGGGGCCGATGCGGATGTCACGCTCTTCGATCCCGAATGCGAATGGACACCCCAATCCAATAGCTTCCAAAGTAAATCAAGCAATTCGCCCTGGATTAACCGGACCTTAAAAGGGAAAGTAATCCAAACCTTTGTATCCGGAAAATTGGTATTCGATAAGGGAAAGATCCTAAGCTCTTAGCGATTTAACGTCCGCGACCACCACCGCCCGGTCCTCCGCGACCACCGCCTTGAAATCCGCCAAAGCCGCCCCGATTAAACCCAACTCGACCGTCCGTCGGCATAGGATTCTCAAGCACCTGTTGAGCCTGCCGGTAATCGCGTTCGCGTTCGGAGACTTGCTGTGCCGCCAGACTCGCCAACTGTGCCTCGTTAAGCACTTTTGAAGCCTGCTCCAAAAGCATCGCATCATAGATTTTCCGCTCCTGGTAGTAAGTATCGACAACTTCTTTTGTGAGCTGGATATCGTTGTCTCCACGCCCCCGCCCTCGGTTTTCCTTGATATCTACCGTGTATTCAAAATCTTTATCCACGTTTGCAAACGCGTTGACTAGGCGTTCAGCTTGTCGCTCGTTAAGCGGTGTGTCCGTATAACTCAATGAACGCTCGAAATTCTCCACATCTCCCCGATATTCGAGCGTATTCGTATATTGGGCCAGTTTTTTAGCATCTTCTTCTCCCAACAACCCATTGATATCGCCTGATAAAAGGACCATTTGATTGGAATAATCCTCCCTAAGCGCTTTTCGCTCCTCATCGCTAGCCGCTGAAGCCCGTAGTCCCGCCTCCATGCGTAGCAAAGTGCGCTCAGCCATCAACGTTTTGAGGGCATCAAGCTCCTCGGGGGGAAGATTCAGTTGCTTGAAAAAGTCGGCATACCCTCGGTCAAGGCGCTGCATTTGCCTTTCAATCATATCCATTCTCAACTCAGGATCTTCAAAGGCTTCCAGCGCGCGAGCCAGCTGGGCGGCTCTCACCTCTCGCCGACGCTCCATGATTTCTTCCCGAGTCAGGTTTTCAAATTCCTCAAACCGACCTCCTCTCTCCCGAGCTTCGGGCGTGGGTACCTCCACTGCCGCAACCGTTTCAGTCTCTTTACCTTCCGCAACTTTCATTGGGGCTTCCAGCATGCTTGAAGCATCGGCGAGCTGGCGCTTAAGCCTTTGGTTCTCCATATTTAAGAAGCCGGAGTAACCCGCTAATGCGATTGCGAGAACGGACAGAAATGCGATAGGCAGACGCTTCATTTTGTTTAAAATAATTCGGATAGTTTGAAAAGCGGGGTTTGGACGAGTCACCCTCCCTCGCGCTGAAAACGAATACAATTAGGAAATAGTTACACATCAACCGGTCTGACTATCTAGCGATAAACCCTTGCAATATCCAGAGAGGCTTAAGATTCTTCCCTCTTTCTGAAATTGGCGACTATTCCATGACCGAAAACGCGTCGAAGTACAACGGCCCCGACCACATTGGCATCATTATGGATGGAAATGGCCGCTGGGCCCAGTCCCAGGGACTTTCTCGGATTAAGGGTCATCGGCAAGGCGTTGAAACGTGCCCGCGGATAATTGAAGCCTGCCAAGAACTGGATATCCACTATCTGACACTTTACGCGTTTTCCGCTGAAAACTGGAAACGCCCCGAATCCGAAGTAAACGCTCTCATGGAATTGCTGGAGCTCTTCCTCATGAACGAGACGGAAACGCTGGTGAAGCAACGAGTACGCTTGCACGCAATTGGCCGGGTAGAAGACCTTCCCGCTCGGCCGCGAGCCGTGCTCAAGAAGGCGATGGACGTCACCCGAAAATTCGACGAATGGCATTTAACCCTAGCCCTAAACTACAGTTCTCGCAACGAGATCGTGGACGCCACCAAATCGATTGCCGCCAAAGTAGCTGCCGGGAAACTCGATCCAAAAGACTTGGACTGGGAAACGATTTCAAATCACCTCTACACTAAGGAGATGCCGGATCCAGATTTGATTGTTCGCACTTCAGGAGAAACGCGACTGAGCAACTTCCTACTCATGCAAAGCGCCTACGCGGAATTTTATTTTACTGCAACCTGCTGGCCTGACTTCACCAAAACACACCTTGAGGAAGCGATTAGTTACTACAACAATCGTGAAAGACGTTTTGGTCGGACAGGAGAGCAGATAGACGTTGAAGCGAGCCTGTCTTTCTGATCGGACTCGCCCTTTGATACCGTGACGAAGAGAATTATCAGTACGCTTGTCCTTTGGATCGTCACGATCATATGTTTCTTCTATATCGGGCCTGATGCGGCTGTTTGGCTACTGGCGGTGCTCGCGCTTTCATCGCAATACGAGTTTTATAGCCTGTTGGAGAAAATGGGGCGAAGGCCCTTTAAGAAATTCGGAATCTTTCTGGGCGGGGTCATTATTTTTGCCCCCTACTACGCCAATAAGTTAGAGCTCAGCCATGCCGAGGGAGTTCAGTCTGGAATCATCGCAGTCACGATTGTCGCCTGCTGCCTGAGAATCTTTCGCGAGCGCCAAGTCGCTGAGCGAATCGAAACCCTAGGCTCCACCCTCCTCGGACTGATCTACGTACCCTTTATGCTGGGCTTTCTGGTTCGCATGATCGAGCTACCTGGGGACCCGAAGCAAGGTTTGATGCTCGTCGTGTGGCTCGTAGTGACCGCGAAATTTACGGACGTCGGAGCCCTCTTGGTTGGAAAGGCCTTCGGGCGGCATGCCATGTCACCCATCACCAGTCCGAAAAAAACTTGGGAAGGAGCCATTGGCGGCTGCCTTGTCTCTATTGGGCTCGGCTTTTCACTCACCTTTTTCGCCCAAGAATACTATCCTCCATTTTTCACGCCCTTGTGGGGCACTCTTCTTGCGCTGCCAATCGCGGTCATTTCCATCATTTCAGATCTCGTCGAAAGCATGCTCAAACGCATGGCTGATCAAAAAGACTCAGGCTCATCCATTCCGGGCATTGGGGGATCCTTCGATTTGACGGATTCTCTAATTCTCGCTGCTCCTACCGGATATTTGTTTTTCGGGTTCCTCACTTAGTTTCGAAATGGGACAACGCTCGAAAATCGTGCTGCTCGGGGCCACTGGCTCCATCGGCTCCAGCGCCCTGAAAGTAATTCGCAAGCACTCAGATCGCCTTGAATTGGTTGGAATCGCGGCTAACCGAAATGTCGATCAACTTGCCGCGATCGCAAAAGAGTTCGGGGTACCCGAAGTGTGCCTTTTCGATCCCGACGCCTGGAAGCAAGCAGAGGACGCGAACGCCTTTCCAGTAAGTGTCAACCTCACCTGCGGTGAAGAAGGACTCTGCCATCTGGCGACCTTACCCGGTTGCCATACGGTATTGATTGCAGTTGTCGGTACTCGAGGCCTCATGCCAGCTCTCGCCGCTCTCGAGGCCGGCCACACCCTCGCTGTGGCGAGCAAAGAGATCCTTGTGCTCGCAGGAAAGTTCATCGTTGAAGCCGCTCGAAAATCGAAAGTCGAGATACTGCCGGTCGACAGTGAACACAATGCTCTCTTTCAATGCCTTCAAGGGATTCGACCCAGTCACATTTCAAAATTGATACTGACAGGATCTGGGGGAAGTTTCCGCGATCTTCCGATTGAGAGGCTCAATTCAGTGACTCTGGAGAAGGCTCTTCAGCACCCAAATTGGGACATGGGCCCCAAAGTCACGATCGACTCTGCGACTATGGCGAACAAAGGGCTAGAAATGATCGAAGCCAAGTGGCTCTTTGGAATGCAGCCCGAACAAGTCGACGTCGTCATCCACACCCAAAGTATCGTACATTCCATGGTCGAATGCATTGACGGTTCCATAATCGCCCAAATGAGTCCGCCCGATATGACCTTCGCCATACAGCACACGCTTTTGTACCCGGATCGAGGAGAACCTGTTGCGAATAAACTGGATTTTTCCCAAGCCCTCGCACTCGACTTTCGACCTCCCGATATCGGTCGCTACCCTTGCCTCGAACTGGCGAGAGCCTGCATGAAGGCGGATGGGGCGGCTCCAGGAATCTTCAACGCCGCAAACGAGGTCGCAGTGGAAGCATTCACCCGGAAACGTATTAAATTTATTGAAATCGCTAAAATCGTGGCGAAAACGCTGGAAACGATTGATAATAGTGAACCTGTTACGATAGATGAAGTCTTGGAATATGACAGCCAAGCGAGAGTCATCGCCTCTCAACTCGTAGATCAAACACCGTAATGGAAAATCTTTTTAGCATAATATCCGATTGGGCCTGGGCCGCGCTTATGGTCGTACTCTTTTTTGGAGGCTCCATTTTCGTTCATGAACTGGGCCACTTCCTCGCCGCCAAATGGAGAGGA
Coding sequences within it:
- the dxr gene encoding 1-deoxy-D-xylulose-5-phosphate reductoisomerase, giving the protein MGQRSKIVLLGATGSIGSSALKVIRKHSDRLELVGIAANRNVDQLAAIAKEFGVPEVCLFDPDAWKQAEDANAFPVSVNLTCGEEGLCHLATLPGCHTVLIAVVGTRGLMPALAALEAGHTLAVASKEILVLAGKFIVEAARKSKVEILPVDSEHNALFQCLQGIRPSHISKLILTGSGGSFRDLPIERLNSVTLEKALQHPNWDMGPKVTIDSATMANKGLEMIEAKWLFGMQPEQVDVVIHTQSIVHSMVECIDGSIIAQMSPPDMTFAIQHTLLYPDRGEPVANKLDFSQALALDFRPPDIGRYPCLELARACMKADGAAPGIFNAANEVAVEAFTRKRIKFIEIAKIVAKTLETIDNSEPVTIDEVLEYDSQARVIASQLVDQTP
- the pyrR gene encoding bifunctional pyr operon transcriptional regulator/uracil phosphoribosyltransferase PyrR codes for the protein MTVRKTISFQEVDAAIAKIASEIAATHKRTDNLVLAAIANGGIELTEILHDRLSADHNIQTFKAVVDISFYRDDIGANPIAKEVEATELAQNPEDATIILVDDVLFTGRSVRAALSEIHALGRPKKIELTTLVDRGNRILPIQSDYIGLMEPTTLDEKVVVQLTPNNLAKSHIDILNS
- a CDS encoding aspartate carbamoyltransferase catalytic subunit; the encoded protein is MPWFRKDLISTEELSPEEIQTVFKTTAAFKKILGRKTAKTPPLRGKTVVNLFFENSTRTRVAFEMAATKLSADVMSLDMKTSSTSKGETLRDTVENIHALAADMIVIRHSAPGSAAYISKVLDIPVLNAGDGAHEHPTQALLDCFTLHEKFGSLKGLKIAILGDILYSRVARSNLWAMTKLGAEVTLVGPATLVPREFEQFGVTVSHDLKSALADKDAVMLLRIQHERQNASAFPSINEYTRMFGLNKTRLSWLKENAVIMHPGPINRGVEIDSELADSPQSVILGQVTNGLATRMACLYLCSGGKAETLTG
- a CDS encoding phosphatidate cytidylyltransferase produces the protein MTKRIISTLVLWIVTIICFFYIGPDAAVWLLAVLALSSQYEFYSLLEKMGRRPFKKFGIFLGGVIIFAPYYANKLELSHAEGVQSGIIAVTIVACCLRIFRERQVAERIETLGSTLLGLIYVPFMLGFLVRMIELPGDPKQGLMLVVWLVVTAKFTDVGALLVGKAFGRHAMSPITSPKKTWEGAIGGCLVSIGLGFSLTFFAQEYYPPFFTPLWGTLLALPIAVISIISDLVESMLKRMADQKDSGSSIPGIGGSFDLTDSLILAAPTGYLFFGFLT
- a CDS encoding dihydroorotase; the encoded protein is MSQVTWIKGGRVIDPKIERDEISDIFISNGKIIDRPSRETLAKADTIDATGLVASPGLVDLHVHFRVPGETHKETIFSGTSSAATGGFTSVVCMPNTSPPADTAGTIQYIKDAVGRESIVHVFPTACITVGSEGERLAPTGSLRDAGAVAISDGGKCLQNSGLMRRAVEYANMFNMPVIDHCEDYSLSANGVMNEGLVSTKLGLRGNPAEAEDIMVSRDVILSAKTGAHIHIQHVSSRNAIDIIRRAKSRGVNISAEATPHHMCFSELEVSDFNTNFKMNPPLRSEEDRLAILEGLEDGTIDCIASGHAPHTDYEKDVEFDYAPNGVIGLETALGATLNQLYHSKRLDLPRTLSLLTYQPAQILNLNKGTLEIGADADVTLFDPECEWTPQSNSFQSKSSNSPWINRTLKGKVIQTFVSGKLVFDKGKILSS
- a CDS encoding isoprenyl transferase, which produces MTENASKYNGPDHIGIIMDGNGRWAQSQGLSRIKGHRQGVETCPRIIEACQELDIHYLTLYAFSAENWKRPESEVNALMELLELFLMNETETLVKQRVRLHAIGRVEDLPARPRAVLKKAMDVTRKFDEWHLTLALNYSSRNEIVDATKSIAAKVAAGKLDPKDLDWETISNHLYTKEMPDPDLIVRTSGETRLSNFLLMQSAYAEFYFTATCWPDFTKTHLEEAISYYNNRERRFGRTGEQIDVEASLSF
- a CDS encoding helicase C-terminal domain-containing protein; this encodes MEIDSDLKVATISVGEFARFSPFTQRNDPLGFGNWRAAAGQQWHKEIQNRADSEGFSNEQSIKGDVEWRGWTLRLNGRIDQIRSQKDRTHLREIKTVTTPLPLRPEEVSSRFKSYCIQLLTYRELLNRIEAQPTGSVDLDLFLIELGSGITQSLLLDERFDTLVVDQLDVLADYLDRKLERLSRLRALRFKPAYETPRPGQETIQEDLNQAFERSPIGCLEAPTGYGKTGVAWEFALNRLATGQVERIVYLTSKSTGQIEAAERLDALLTDQSAASYWQIRNKAEHCVNVEFRCSTKTCSYLSDLEEKWGRSALEPMFLSTAKPISIDVLKETSAAAGICPYETMRTALGYRDIWIGDYNYLFSANSSRLLADQPDFDPARTFLIIDEAHNLPSRIESNLSKELSALSLNGLIEELSEIGAGHKIHKSLTNLVNECLAYRKGDVLTLRQLDDLTDLLLELINMLSTDPLPYESITPEALDTLWSLSSGSTALKESASRYIAWIPQNGLIRITCIDPSQEIRETLTQFKECLMLSATFQPIDGFLEQCGLADQLTPPQQVAPPAQWLEGAYNIAIDTRIDTRFKSRKNGEALTAATIAKLAERHSPIVVFFPSYAYAQSLYEAIAIDYPFYRIAMQSRGKGESLSSRAEFIDEAMRFHDIIFLTLGSSFAEGIDMIGGKIDAAIVVSPALPEVNAIQQAKRDYYQSKKLDGFERAYLQPGIQKVNQALGRLVRAPGQKVKVLLHCQRYAERRTKSLLADQYQNCQYIFKDEDLERWIEEEPILKT